From Hyalangium minutum, the proteins below share one genomic window:
- a CDS encoding serine/threonine-protein kinase: MRVGPVENQGSNAHISRSRVGNITHVKISGVIDETFPLTSASPDLTGIVILDLGAVDRISSFGVRKWIEFVSRLPQGAISMYVVYAPPVVVDQLNMVEGFAGVSRVLTVLAPYTCKTCSEDRLRAVNLMDEAQIISENRAPEHNCPVCSNPLEFADLPSEFFGYMRRQNLSSVDPVVMRYLRLTVAAEPLDLPQTLKVVQDDMTYVTLASVIRGDLNVRRLASGLEGRVAFDFSHVAKVELEGVLKLEQVLETSAKGAHVVLCRVPPSVLSPLAKSGKPLPAKIHSLWLPYECQNCGQLHHQRQHAASFLQLLKQNEGQERPCVVCGGASRLASIPNLPQFLARVPLTDRPHEDIEALESKAITQFLFGQANAEPQQGNAGNTDISGNHSGSKLQIIRRLGQGGMAEVFLAKQVGVKGFEKFLVMKKILQQFAENPEFVDMLFAEARANARLTHPNVVQTFDVGVTDGVAYILMEYVRGPDLKRLMNELRRKGLALPMEHALRIVAETSAGLHYAHSYVDPAGNAHPVVHRDVSPHNILISLDGAVKLSDFGIAKVQGEDHTQAGVLKGKISYISPEAAAGRPLDARNDVFALGVVLFELLTGQLPFRRDHDAATLNAIVREPAPVPSQLKPSIPQDVSDLILRALVKDPSRRTPSAAAMREEIEAVMAHHRLNSSPAAVAQFFKDTLADRLSEYAPAGASTSSGSGSHPRLNAGGTGDLESPSNTRSSARLAGAASGSGTGSGSRPNLTGSRPGTGSGPVATPNPKSGSGPRPIPTAATQPPAEAASAEAAEQARMRQAAGQQARPSTSSRPALGAVPQAPSSGSTRSGIRQMPTAQGAPAQVMAQGNTAPVAAVAPSQTGQRPSVVGTPAVAVATAPVSRPSTQVAAHAPAPRPSVPAPNQAPSRTAMPAVPSPAPIPNPIPVAATTTPASVQPEVAEPSSSKTWILVAVGAVLLAIVGFIAMRVMSSGDGIQVINLAPGEKLYIGGLQVDSKAPRVEKPGALLVSTAMDGKLRRFGRTERRDRIDVRTIPEALPQPGSTGTLSLVGNIKGCTIKIGENVLPESSAKTSIEAGKELPVIITCPGGDGLAVSVMAVPGQEVELDPWPKK, encoded by the coding sequence ATGAGGGTAGGGCCGGTGGAGAACCAGGGTTCTAACGCACACATCAGCCGGAGCCGCGTGGGCAACATCACCCACGTGAAGATCTCCGGCGTCATTGACGAGACGTTCCCGCTCACGTCCGCCAGCCCGGACCTCACCGGGATCGTCATCCTCGATCTCGGCGCCGTGGACCGCATCAGCTCGTTTGGCGTGCGGAAGTGGATCGAGTTCGTCTCCAGGCTGCCGCAGGGCGCCATCAGCATGTACGTGGTCTACGCGCCGCCGGTGGTGGTGGACCAGCTGAACATGGTGGAGGGCTTCGCGGGTGTCTCGCGCGTGCTTACGGTGCTGGCGCCGTACACGTGCAAGACGTGCAGCGAGGATCGGCTGCGCGCCGTCAACCTGATGGACGAGGCGCAGATCATATCCGAGAACCGCGCCCCCGAGCACAACTGCCCCGTCTGCTCCAACCCGCTGGAGTTCGCGGATCTGCCCAGCGAGTTCTTCGGCTACATGCGCCGGCAGAACCTGAGCTCCGTGGATCCGGTGGTGATGCGCTACCTGCGCCTGACCGTCGCCGCCGAGCCTCTGGATTTGCCCCAGACGCTGAAGGTGGTGCAGGACGACATGACGTACGTCACCCTGGCCAGCGTCATCCGGGGTGATCTCAACGTGCGCCGCCTGGCCTCGGGCCTGGAGGGCCGCGTCGCGTTCGACTTCTCGCACGTCGCCAAGGTGGAACTGGAGGGCGTGCTCAAGCTGGAGCAGGTGCTGGAGACGTCCGCCAAGGGCGCCCACGTGGTGCTGTGCCGGGTGCCGCCCTCGGTGCTCTCGCCGCTGGCCAAGTCCGGCAAGCCGCTGCCGGCGAAGATTCACTCGCTCTGGTTGCCGTACGAGTGCCAGAACTGCGGCCAGTTGCACCACCAGCGCCAGCACGCCGCCTCGTTCCTGCAGCTGCTCAAGCAGAACGAGGGCCAGGAGCGCCCCTGCGTGGTGTGCGGCGGGGCCTCGCGCCTGGCCTCCATTCCCAACCTGCCTCAGTTCCTGGCGCGCGTGCCGCTGACGGACAGGCCGCACGAGGACATCGAGGCGCTCGAGTCCAAGGCCATCACCCAGTTCCTCTTTGGCCAGGCCAACGCGGAGCCCCAGCAGGGCAACGCGGGCAACACGGACATCAGCGGCAACCACAGCGGCAGCAAGCTGCAGATCATCCGCCGGCTGGGCCAGGGCGGTATGGCCGAAGTGTTTCTCGCCAAGCAGGTCGGCGTGAAGGGCTTCGAGAAGTTCCTGGTGATGAAGAAGATTCTCCAGCAGTTCGCGGAGAATCCCGAGTTCGTGGACATGCTCTTCGCCGAGGCCCGGGCGAACGCACGTCTCACGCACCCCAACGTCGTGCAGACGTTCGACGTGGGCGTCACTGATGGCGTGGCGTACATCCTCATGGAGTACGTCCGCGGCCCGGACCTGAAGCGGCTGATGAACGAGCTGCGCCGCAAGGGCCTGGCGCTGCCCATGGAGCACGCGCTGCGCATCGTCGCGGAGACGTCGGCGGGCCTTCACTACGCCCACAGCTACGTGGACCCGGCCGGTAACGCGCACCCCGTGGTGCACCGCGACGTCAGCCCGCACAACATCCTCATCTCGCTCGACGGCGCGGTGAAGCTCAGCGACTTCGGCATCGCCAAGGTGCAGGGCGAGGATCACACCCAGGCCGGCGTGCTCAAGGGGAAGATCTCGTACATCTCCCCGGAGGCCGCCGCGGGCCGCCCGCTGGACGCGCGCAACGACGTGTTCGCGCTGGGCGTGGTGCTCTTCGAGCTGCTCACCGGCCAGCTACCGTTCCGCCGCGATCACGACGCGGCCACGCTCAACGCCATCGTCCGCGAGCCGGCCCCCGTGCCCTCGCAGCTCAAGCCGAGCATTCCCCAGGACGTGTCGGATCTGATCCTCCGCGCCCTGGTGAAGGATCCGTCGCGGCGCACGCCTTCGGCGGCGGCGATGCGCGAGGAGATCGAGGCGGTGATGGCGCACCACCGGCTCAATTCCTCGCCGGCCGCGGTGGCGCAGTTCTTCAAGGATACGCTGGCGGACCGGCTGTCCGAGTACGCGCCCGCAGGCGCCTCCACCTCGTCCGGCTCTGGCTCGCACCCGCGGTTGAACGCCGGCGGCACCGGCGATCTGGAGAGTCCGAGCAATACGCGCTCCTCGGCGCGGCTGGCGGGCGCGGCCTCCGGCTCGGGGACAGGCTCAGGCTCGCGTCCCAACCTGACGGGCTCTCGCCCCGGTACGGGCTCCGGTCCTGTTGCCACGCCGAACCCCAAGTCCGGCAGTGGCCCTCGGCCGATTCCCACCGCGGCGACGCAGCCTCCCGCCGAGGCCGCCAGCGCCGAGGCCGCCGAGCAGGCTCGGATGAGGCAGGCGGCCGGCCAGCAGGCGCGTCCCAGCACGAGCTCGAGGCCCGCTTTGGGCGCGGTGCCGCAGGCTCCCTCTTCCGGCTCCACGCGCTCCGGCATTCGCCAGATGCCCACGGCTCAGGGCGCTCCGGCTCAAGTCATGGCGCAGGGCAACACCGCTCCCGTGGCGGCCGTGGCCCCGTCTCAGACGGGGCAGCGGCCCTCCGTGGTGGGCACTCCGGCCGTTGCGGTCGCCACGGCGCCGGTGTCCCGTCCTAGCACCCAGGTGGCGGCGCATGCGCCCGCCCCGCGTCCCAGTGTGCCCGCCCCCAACCAGGCTCCGTCCCGGACGGCCATGCCGGCGGTGCCCTCGCCAGCCCCCATTCCCAACCCCATCCCGGTCGCGGCCACAACCACGCCTGCTTCCGTGCAGCCGGAGGTGGCCGAGCCGAGCTCATCGAAGACGTGGATCCTCGTGGCCGTGGGCGCCGTGCTGCTGGCCATCGTGGGCTTCATCGCCATGCGCGTCATGAGCTCGGGTGACGGCATCCAGGTCATCAACCTTGCGCCGGGCGAGAAGCTCTACATCGGCGGGCTCCAGGTGGACTCGAAGGCGCCGCGCGTGGAGAAGCCGGGCGCACTGCTCGTCTCCACCGCCATGGACGGCAAGCTGCGCCGCTTCGGGCGCACCGAGCGCCGGGATCGCATCGATGTGCGCACCATCCCCGAGGCGCTGCCGCAGCCGGGCAGCACGGGGACGCTGAGCCTCGTGGGCAACATCAAGGGCTGCACCATCAAGATCGGGGAGAACGTGCTCCCGGAGAGCAGCGCGAAGACGTCCATCGAGGCCGGCAAGGAGCTGCCGGTCATCATCACGTGCCCGGGGGGTGACGGACTGGCTGTGTCGGTGATGGCGGTACCGGGCCAGGAAGTCGAGCTGGATCCCTGGCCGAAGAAGTAA
- a CDS encoding B12-binding domain-containing radical SAM protein: protein MRIAIIATYTHPTRKRVKEYSIMQSSVPELIAGICPPHVEVEIFNEKEVDIPLDRHWDLVFFSYLHSYYEHTKVLSTLFRQRGITTVAGGRHAGHFADDVEKYFDAVVIGEPEANVPAVIEDFEKGQLKRRYALPSLGPAAIKPQRYELLDFKLSPMRMSSIEASRGCPFTCNFCVLTGHEKYRYRPVADVIDEIRTKMAFNKNFFGLIDNFFGFVDNNLGGSPKYLRELCEALIPLKKNWGCSLTFNILKDESLVKLMAQAGCRYIYTGLESLNPDSIKAMNKGQNKLSDVDAVIRRAFSNGIILSFGLLVGSDGDTNEYLEKVPQYLADLKHFSITFLGIVCPYPETPFYRQVQSEGRLLPGTISRDYDGYTLCHRPKNLHPSEAAEHFVRLCKQLGSFPNLLRHYSSKLLMSNLPRYRSGILFSGPEILSIRNPVKNPERRYIAGLDSIEAWDAEQMAKLGLEPQRLS, encoded by the coding sequence ATGCGTATCGCGATCATCGCCACATACACCCACCCCACCCGGAAGCGCGTCAAGGAGTACTCGATCATGCAGTCGTCGGTGCCGGAGCTGATCGCCGGCATCTGCCCCCCGCATGTAGAGGTGGAGATCTTCAACGAGAAGGAGGTGGACATCCCGCTGGATCGCCACTGGGACCTCGTCTTCTTCTCCTACCTGCACTCGTACTACGAGCACACCAAGGTGCTCTCCACGCTGTTCCGCCAGCGCGGAATCACCACCGTGGCGGGCGGGCGGCACGCCGGGCACTTCGCCGATGACGTGGAGAAGTACTTCGACGCCGTCGTCATCGGCGAGCCCGAGGCCAACGTCCCCGCCGTCATCGAGGACTTCGAGAAGGGCCAGCTGAAGCGGCGCTACGCCCTGCCCTCGCTTGGCCCGGCCGCCATCAAGCCGCAGCGGTACGAGCTGCTCGACTTCAAGCTCAGCCCCATGCGCATGTCGAGCATCGAGGCATCGCGCGGCTGCCCCTTCACCTGCAACTTCTGCGTGCTCACCGGCCACGAGAAGTACCGCTACCGCCCCGTCGCGGACGTCATCGACGAGATCCGCACGAAGATGGCCTTCAACAAGAACTTCTTCGGGCTGATCGACAACTTCTTCGGGTTCGTGGACAACAACCTGGGAGGCTCGCCCAAGTACCTGCGCGAGCTGTGCGAGGCGCTCATCCCCCTGAAGAAGAACTGGGGTTGCTCGCTCACCTTCAACATCCTCAAGGACGAGTCCCTGGTGAAGCTCATGGCCCAGGCCGGGTGCCGCTACATCTACACGGGCCTGGAGTCGCTCAACCCTGACTCCATCAAGGCCATGAACAAGGGCCAGAACAAGCTGTCCGACGTGGACGCCGTCATCCGCCGCGCCTTCTCCAACGGCATCATCCTGTCGTTCGGGCTGCTGGTGGGCTCGGACGGCGACACCAACGAGTACCTGGAGAAGGTCCCCCAGTACCTGGCGGACCTGAAGCACTTCTCCATCACCTTCCTGGGCATCGTCTGCCCGTACCCGGAGACGCCGTTCTACCGCCAGGTCCAGTCCGAGGGCCGGCTGCTGCCCGGCACCATCAGCCGGGACTATGACGGCTACACGCTGTGCCACCGCCCGAAGAACCTGCACCCCTCGGAGGCGGCCGAGCACTTCGTTCGGCTGTGCAAGCAGCTGGGCTCCTTCCCCAACCTGCTGCGGCACTACAGCTCCAAGCTGCTCATGAGCAACCTGCCGCGCTACAGGAGCGGGATACTCTTCTCCGGGCCGGAGATCCTCAGCATCCGCAACCCCGTGAAGAACCCGGAGCGCCGCTACATCGCCGGCCTGGATTCCATCGAGGCCTGGGACGCGGAGCAGATGGCGAAGCTGGGACTAGAGCCGCAGCGCCTCAGTTGA
- a CDS encoding molybdenum cofactor carrier protein has translation MFQRRKIIGVMGSGRDEFRERVVPLARWIAEHGYDLLTGAGEGVMRVAAEAFVAVPGRHGLSIGIIPGEVVDGVYKAPLGYPNPNIELPVLTHLPLRGVRGQEPMSRNHVNVLTAHGLVFLPGGPGTLSEASLAQSYRKPAILFGPEREFRRFPEELERTDSLERVCEWLLATVR, from the coding sequence ATGTTCCAGCGCAGAAAGATCATCGGCGTGATGGGCTCGGGGCGAGACGAGTTCCGCGAGAGGGTGGTGCCGCTGGCGCGGTGGATCGCCGAGCACGGCTACGATCTGCTCACGGGGGCAGGCGAGGGCGTCATGCGCGTGGCGGCCGAGGCCTTCGTGGCTGTGCCGGGGCGCCACGGGCTCTCCATTGGCATCATCCCCGGCGAGGTGGTGGACGGGGTGTACAAGGCACCCCTGGGCTACCCCAACCCGAACATCGAGCTGCCCGTGCTCACCCACCTGCCGCTGCGCGGAGTCCGGGGCCAGGAGCCCATGAGCCGCAACCACGTGAACGTGCTCACCGCCCATGGGCTCGTCTTCCTGCCCGGCGGTCCGGGCACGCTCTCCGAGGCCTCCCTGGCGCAGAGCTACCGCAAGCCCGCCATTCTCTTTGGACCTGAACGAGAATTCAGGAGATTCCCGGAGGAGCTCGAGCGGACGGACTCGCTGGAGCGCGTCTGCGAATGGCTGCTGGCCACGGTCCGCTGA
- a CDS encoding AAA family ATPase, translating into MNDRNERMTLAALAPYVPAAIVRKLAQLGEAPLPPVESARGASLLLDIAGFTPIVVSLGNEGPRGIDALQRLLSNCFTEMIEGIRDYGGDIYQFAGDSVLALFEPDRGETDGDVVRRAAICGAHVQRKLARFSRVEVLGQRFTVSSRIGVGFGECHRIVLGEPDQWLQPGLVGQPLEQAVAAEKKASGGEVVLSPQAAALLPDGSPGESRDGFWRFLAPGNLTAPPQRALPVGGARALGQCSLLLHPELLRKVMTSHEGFKGDFRDITCVFVRVKSRHEHSQAEVFVNELNGFFTFAQRESTAHRGVLLMPDFTDKGNVLYFVFGAPTAQQNKESLACHFASKLLQGQGEFPSIEELRIGIATGPAYWGEMGAPSRKGYWALGEVVNTAARLMAHLKEPGIQIEASTQRKVLHEFSLEHVEDAKLKGISRVVPIYRVQSRQVRSLLVKGQGEIVGRRRELALLREAMEESIAGSGRVSIISGEAGIGKSRLSSRLVEEAEAHGALTLYGICYSYETFTPFFPWKEVLVQLFQLHEGNNAQERLERIRTVFEGLEDVGLEWVPVLANIMGLAVAEDERTASMDARQKNQQVFHIIHRLLEKLTEAMPVLLFFEDLHWADQISLDLIEYVAARSSSLRLAMLVTMRPGDALKDLQVPGGVLRVDLTQLDEEDTRALLRLHLRLNPPNPALENLMITKVQGNPFFIESLVGGLVEEGHLEETTGGGRVLRRSLQSLRIPDSIQDVVLNRIDLLPELEKLIVKVASVIGRIFSLDAVHALLPEGIALEEAKRAMAQLTSLGMVLLEMEEPYTCLFKHIVIRDVAYNTLMVSAREQLHRRLARFLEKRAADTAVKPAGILAYHYMAGNDEAKGLEYTLMAARAAKRQYANEEAIHHYNRVLEVLSHSETLDQHVVLEDTRQVMLELAQTLLQAGNYAAAIQMFEQRLAEEDAAEVRADIHVGLGRAFQEKGESGRAIQELERALNLMGRTTPRTMVGLVARTALNLGVHLVSLVFPWILRPVPAHQRALFLKQLSTLYSLGRIYYFVDLSKLIWATLAAINMAQRARTDWGLSQAGSYYGTVLFGAGLLKRSVRYLEEARDFGRRSQDAVAEGIALGRLGFSAIFLNEQDKAGKLGVEAIDMLRQVGERWEVQTAMMVVATSHFLASRFEVAEKYYREMGEMGVELNALMHQGWSHAWVPMCRYLRGDGDVAQLCEELEKGLRISIEVDDLANQCAALNHLANVYVREHRVEDAARVAVQAFDTVWKYQVLVPFLQIGLVDAAEAALFALENGATSVPRSKLQRIVRLGCFKARALSRIYPYMKGPALRVTARFLRLRKGMAAAEPVFLQAIEVLEKAPNRWELGVACYDAAVALPHRRAALLARAREVFTAIGAKAELRRVQRLEADGTPQLPPPAAALPASTAASTEALRL; encoded by the coding sequence TTGAACGATCGCAACGAGCGGATGACGCTGGCGGCGCTCGCTCCGTACGTCCCAGCGGCGATCGTGCGCAAGCTGGCGCAGCTGGGCGAGGCCCCGCTGCCTCCGGTGGAGTCCGCGCGCGGCGCCAGCCTGCTGCTGGACATCGCCGGCTTCACCCCGATCGTCGTCTCGCTGGGCAACGAGGGGCCGCGGGGCATCGACGCGCTCCAGCGCCTGCTCTCCAACTGCTTCACGGAGATGATCGAGGGCATCCGCGACTACGGCGGGGACATCTACCAGTTCGCCGGAGACTCGGTGTTGGCGCTCTTCGAGCCGGATCGCGGAGAGACAGACGGGGATGTGGTGCGGCGCGCGGCGATCTGCGGCGCGCACGTGCAGCGGAAGCTGGCCCGCTTCAGCCGCGTGGAGGTGCTGGGCCAGCGCTTCACCGTGTCCTCGCGCATTGGCGTGGGCTTTGGCGAGTGCCACCGCATCGTCCTCGGAGAGCCGGACCAGTGGCTGCAGCCGGGGCTCGTGGGCCAGCCGCTGGAGCAGGCGGTGGCCGCGGAGAAGAAGGCCTCCGGCGGAGAGGTGGTGCTCAGTCCCCAGGCCGCCGCGCTGCTGCCCGACGGCAGCCCTGGTGAGTCCCGGGATGGGTTCTGGCGGTTCCTGGCGCCGGGCAACCTCACCGCGCCACCTCAGCGGGCGCTGCCGGTGGGCGGGGCCCGGGCACTGGGGCAGTGCTCGCTGCTGCTGCACCCGGAGCTGCTGCGCAAGGTGATGACCTCGCACGAGGGCTTCAAGGGTGACTTCCGCGACATCACCTGCGTCTTCGTGCGGGTGAAGAGCCGGCATGAGCACTCGCAGGCCGAGGTGTTCGTGAACGAGCTGAACGGCTTCTTCACGTTCGCCCAGCGCGAGAGCACCGCCCACCGGGGCGTGCTGCTGATGCCGGACTTCACGGACAAGGGCAACGTCCTCTACTTCGTCTTCGGCGCGCCCACGGCGCAGCAGAACAAGGAGTCCCTGGCCTGCCACTTCGCCTCGAAGCTGTTGCAGGGGCAGGGGGAGTTTCCCTCCATCGAAGAGCTGCGGATCGGCATCGCCACGGGCCCGGCGTACTGGGGCGAAATGGGCGCGCCGTCGCGCAAGGGCTACTGGGCGCTGGGCGAGGTGGTGAACACCGCGGCGCGGCTGATGGCCCACTTGAAGGAGCCGGGCATTCAGATCGAGGCCAGCACCCAGCGCAAGGTGCTGCACGAGTTCTCCCTGGAGCACGTGGAGGACGCCAAGCTCAAGGGCATCTCTCGCGTGGTGCCCATCTACCGGGTGCAGTCGCGGCAGGTGCGCAGCCTGCTGGTGAAGGGGCAAGGCGAGATTGTCGGGCGCCGCAGGGAGCTGGCACTGCTGCGCGAGGCGATGGAGGAGTCCATCGCCGGCAGTGGCCGGGTGAGCATCATCTCGGGAGAGGCGGGCATCGGAAAGTCGCGCCTGTCCAGCCGGCTGGTGGAAGAGGCGGAGGCACACGGTGCGCTGACGCTGTACGGCATCTGCTACTCGTACGAGACGTTCACCCCGTTCTTCCCGTGGAAGGAGGTGCTGGTCCAGTTGTTCCAGCTCCACGAGGGGAACAATGCCCAGGAGCGCCTGGAGCGCATCCGCACCGTCTTCGAGGGCCTGGAGGATGTGGGGCTGGAGTGGGTGCCGGTGCTGGCCAACATCATGGGCCTGGCGGTGGCGGAGGATGAGCGTACGGCGTCCATGGACGCGCGCCAGAAGAACCAGCAGGTCTTCCACATCATCCACCGGCTGCTGGAGAAGCTGACCGAGGCCATGCCGGTGCTCCTCTTCTTCGAGGATCTGCACTGGGCCGATCAGATCTCCCTGGACCTGATCGAGTACGTGGCGGCGCGGAGCAGCTCGCTGCGGCTGGCGATGCTGGTGACGATGCGGCCAGGTGATGCGCTGAAGGATCTGCAGGTTCCGGGCGGCGTGCTCCGGGTGGACCTGACGCAGCTGGATGAGGAGGACACACGCGCGCTGCTGCGCCTGCACCTGAGGCTGAACCCACCGAACCCGGCCCTCGAGAACCTGATGATCACCAAGGTCCAGGGCAACCCGTTCTTCATCGAGTCGCTGGTGGGCGGGCTGGTGGAGGAGGGGCACCTGGAGGAGACGACCGGGGGCGGGCGGGTGCTGCGCCGCAGTCTGCAGAGCCTGCGCATCCCGGACTCCATCCAGGACGTGGTGCTCAACCGCATCGACTTGCTGCCGGAGCTGGAGAAGCTCATCGTCAAGGTGGCCTCCGTCATCGGCCGCATCTTCTCGCTGGATGCCGTGCACGCGCTGCTGCCGGAGGGGATCGCGCTGGAGGAGGCGAAGCGGGCCATGGCGCAGCTGACGAGCCTGGGCATGGTGCTGCTGGAGATGGAGGAGCCGTACACCTGCCTCTTCAAGCACATCGTCATCCGTGACGTGGCGTACAACACGCTGATGGTGTCTGCGCGCGAGCAGCTGCACCGGCGCCTGGCGCGCTTCCTGGAGAAGCGCGCGGCGGACACCGCGGTGAAGCCCGCGGGCATCCTCGCGTACCACTACATGGCGGGGAACGACGAGGCCAAGGGGCTGGAGTACACGCTCATGGCCGCGCGCGCCGCCAAGCGCCAGTACGCCAACGAAGAAGCCATCCACCACTACAACCGCGTGCTGGAGGTGCTCTCCCACTCGGAGACGCTGGATCAGCACGTGGTGCTGGAGGACACGCGCCAGGTGATGTTGGAGCTGGCGCAGACGCTGCTGCAGGCGGGCAACTACGCGGCCGCCATCCAGATGTTCGAGCAGCGGCTGGCGGAGGAGGACGCGGCGGAGGTGCGCGCGGACATCCACGTGGGCCTGGGCCGCGCCTTCCAGGAGAAGGGCGAGTCCGGCCGCGCCATCCAGGAGCTGGAGCGCGCGCTGAACCTGATGGGGCGTACGACGCCGAGGACCATGGTGGGGCTGGTGGCGCGCACGGCCCTCAACCTGGGCGTCCACCTGGTGAGCCTCGTCTTCCCGTGGATCCTGCGGCCCGTGCCGGCGCACCAGCGGGCGCTCTTCCTCAAGCAGCTCAGCACGCTCTACTCCCTGGGCCGCATCTACTACTTCGTGGACCTGTCCAAGCTCATCTGGGCCACGCTGGCGGCCATCAACATGGCGCAGCGGGCCCGCACGGACTGGGGGCTCAGCCAGGCCGGCTCGTACTACGGCACGGTGCTGTTCGGCGCGGGGCTGCTCAAGCGCTCGGTGCGGTACCTGGAGGAGGCCCGGGACTTCGGCCGCCGCTCGCAGGATGCGGTGGCGGAGGGCATTGCGCTGGGCCGCCTGGGCTTCAGCGCCATCTTCCTCAACGAGCAGGACAAGGCCGGCAAGCTGGGCGTGGAAGCCATCGACATGCTGCGCCAGGTGGGCGAGCGGTGGGAGGTGCAGACCGCGATGATGGTGGTGGCCACCAGCCACTTCCTCGCCTCGCGCTTCGAGGTGGCGGAGAAGTACTACCGCGAGATGGGCGAGATGGGCGTAGAGCTCAATGCGCTGATGCACCAGGGCTGGTCCCATGCCTGGGTGCCCATGTGCCGCTACCTGCGCGGGGACGGCGACGTAGCGCAGCTGTGCGAGGAGCTGGAGAAGGGGCTGCGCATCAGCATCGAGGTGGATGACCTGGCCAACCAGTGCGCGGCGCTCAACCACCTGGCCAACGTGTACGTGCGCGAGCACCGCGTGGAGGACGCGGCGCGGGTGGCCGTGCAGGCCTTCGACACGGTGTGGAAGTACCAGGTGCTGGTGCCCTTCCTGCAGATCGGCCTGGTGGACGCGGCCGAGGCGGCGCTCTTCGCGCTGGAGAACGGGGCTACGTCGGTGCCTCGCTCGAAGCTGCAGCGGATCGTCCGGCTGGGCTGCTTCAAGGCGCGGGCGCTGTCGCGCATCTACCCATATATGAAGGGCCCGGCGCTTCGGGTGACGGCCCGCTTCCTGCGGCTGCGCAAGGGCATGGCCGCCGCCGAGCCCGTGTTCCTCCAGGCCATCGAGGTGCTCGAGAAGGCGCCCAACCGGTGGGAGCTGGGTGTGGCGTGCTACGACGCGGCGGTGGCTCTGCCGCACCGGCGCGCCGCGCTGCTGGCGCGTGCGCGCGAGGTGTTCACCGCCATTGGCGCCAAGGCCGAGCTGCGGCGCGTGCAGCGGCTGGAGGCGGATGGCACGCCCCAGCTCCCGCCGCCCGCCGCCGCGCTGCCCGCCTCGACGGCTGCCTCAACTGAGGCGCTGCGGCTCTAG